In Vibrio neptunius, the following are encoded in one genomic region:
- a CDS encoding helix-turn-helix domain-containing protein has translation MSGLSSISLQECQSARQARDARFDGRFYVAVKTTGIFCRPICPANLPKEENVEYFVEKAQALQAGYRPCLRCRPDSAPSSWAWKGVETTFLRALKMIEQGELQTSSLVELAERLGISDRYLRQLFQDHLGMAPKQYALYHQLMFAKQLLHSSSMSVTDIAFASGFNSVRRFNDAFKQVLKLTPTQVRKDQAMSVVESSYIDLAFKGPLDWQHMLDFYRLRAINGLEHVSDERYQRQFEIEGANGWFSIRYLKTGIMRVEFELSDTRRLKALVNQLRRVFDLDTDILTIEQTLNAINPSLILRSGIRIPGVWNTWEGGVRAILGQQVSIKAAIGQLNLLVKTLQPRGVTHFPTPQEVALADLSFLRMPQSRKETLARFAQFMVENPEASLEQWLDVKGIGPWTVNYARLRGASDPNCFLDGDLVVKKALHQFPELDAERVSPWGSYATFHCWSHA, from the coding sequence ATGAGCGGATTATCATCCATATCATTGCAAGAGTGTCAAAGTGCTCGTCAGGCCAGAGATGCACGTTTCGATGGCCGTTTCTATGTGGCAGTAAAAACCACAGGTATTTTTTGTCGACCCATATGCCCCGCCAACTTACCCAAGGAAGAAAATGTCGAGTACTTCGTCGAAAAAGCGCAGGCGCTTCAAGCGGGTTATCGACCTTGTTTGCGCTGTCGCCCAGACAGTGCGCCAAGTTCTTGGGCATGGAAAGGGGTGGAAACGACGTTTCTTCGTGCTTTGAAAATGATTGAGCAAGGCGAGTTACAAACGTCTAGCTTGGTTGAGTTGGCCGAACGTCTTGGCATTAGCGATCGCTATTTGAGACAGCTATTTCAAGACCATCTTGGGATGGCACCAAAACAATACGCGCTTTACCATCAATTGATGTTTGCGAAACAACTGCTTCATTCCAGCTCCATGTCGGTGACGGATATTGCGTTCGCGAGTGGGTTCAACAGCGTCCGTCGTTTCAATGATGCATTTAAGCAGGTTCTTAAGCTGACCCCAACTCAAGTCAGAAAAGATCAGGCCATGTCTGTGGTAGAAAGTAGCTACATCGACCTCGCGTTTAAAGGACCTTTAGATTGGCAACACATGCTGGATTTTTACCGCCTGCGAGCGATAAACGGATTAGAGCATGTTAGCGACGAACGTTATCAGAGACAGTTTGAGATTGAAGGGGCGAACGGTTGGTTTTCGATTCGCTATCTTAAGACCGGAATTATGCGCGTTGAGTTTGAGTTGTCGGATACCCGTCGCCTCAAAGCCTTAGTGAATCAATTGCGCAGAGTGTTTGACCTTGATACAGATATCTTGACCATTGAACAGACATTGAATGCGATCAATCCAAGCCTAATATTGCGCAGCGGAATTCGTATTCCCGGAGTCTGGAACACTTGGGAAGGCGGTGTTCGTGCCATTTTGGGCCAACAAGTGTCGATCAAGGCCGCCATAGGGCAACTCAATTTACTCGTTAAAACCTTACAACCCAGAGGGGTGACACATTTTCCCACCCCACAGGAAGTGGCCCTGGCCGATTTATCTTTTTTACGTATGCCGCAAAGCCGCAAAGAGACATTGGCCCGTTTTGCGCAGTTTATGGTAGAAAACCCCGAAGCGAGTCTAGAACAATGGCTTGATGTCAAAGGCATTGGTCCGTGGACGGTCAATTACGCACGGTTGAGAGGAGCCTCTGATCCCAATTGCTTCCTAGATGGTGATTTGGTCGTCAAAAAAGCCCTGCATCAATTCCCTGAACTGGATGCTGAACGCGTATCTCCATGGGGGAGCTATGCCACATTCCATTGCTGGAGCCACGCATGA
- a CDS encoding methylated-DNA--[protein]-cysteine S-methyltransferase, whose protein sequence is MNKSYTYLKTPLGQMTIQANEQGLLGAWFETQTTQPEKLGKNDKEHPILIKTIKQLDEYFAGRRQAFDLPLAAQGTVFQQQVWKALTTIPFGETWSYQQLADAIGNPKAVRAVGLANGKNPISVIVPCHRVIGKSGKLTGYAGGLERKAALLKIEHWEPE, encoded by the coding sequence ATGAACAAGAGTTACACCTATTTAAAAACGCCGCTTGGGCAGATGACGATTCAGGCCAATGAGCAAGGTTTGTTAGGGGCTTGGTTTGAGACTCAGACCACACAACCTGAAAAGTTAGGCAAAAACGATAAAGAACATCCTATACTTATCAAAACAATCAAACAGTTAGACGAGTATTTTGCTGGCCGTCGACAGGCATTTGATCTCCCACTAGCAGCGCAAGGGACTGTGTTTCAGCAGCAGGTGTGGAAAGCATTAACAACCATACCTTTTGGCGAGACTTGGAGTTACCAGCAGTTGGCCGATGCGATTGGCAACCCAAAAGCCGTGAGGGCGGTAGGGTTGGCAAACGGTAAGAACCCGATATCTGTGATTGTCCCATGCCATAGGGTGATTGGAAAAAGCGGTAAGCTCACTGGCTATGCGGGCGGGCTGGAACGGAAAGCAGCATTGTTAAAAATAGAGCATTGGGAACCTGAGTAA
- the nhaD gene encoding sodium:proton antiporter NhaD has protein sequence MKLQWLAFVALVLLPFTTFAANSPQETLPLTQSTIGYVAILIFTCAYALVMLEEYLSLRKSKPVLLAAGLIWAMIGYVYSQHGHIEVAKSALEHNLLEYAELLLFLLVAMTYISAMEERRLFDALQAWMVGKGFNYKSLFWLTGILAFFISPIADNLTTALLMCAVVMKVAGDNPKFINLACINIVVAANAGGAFSPFGDITTLMVWQAGYVSFSEFMPLFLPSIANYVVPAIIMSMFVPSTTPNVVHQHVELKRGARRIVGLFILTIATAVAFHAVLHFPPVIGMMMGLAYLQFFGFFLRKTLKASLHKKAALAIANRDDTALKRLGSVVPFDVFRRVSHAEWDTLLFFYGVVMCVGGLSLLGYLGLVSEVMYTQWDPIWANVMVGILSAIVDNIPVMFAVLTMEPTMSMGNWLLVTLTAGVGGSLLSIGSAAGVALMGAAHGKYTFFGHLKWAPVIAIGYAVSIALHLMLNSALF, from the coding sequence ATGAAATTGCAGTGGCTCGCTTTTGTCGCCCTTGTATTACTTCCCTTTACGACTTTTGCCGCCAACAGCCCTCAAGAAACGTTACCTTTAACTCAATCTACCATCGGCTATGTGGCCATCCTGATTTTCACTTGTGCCTATGCGCTGGTGATGCTGGAAGAATACCTCTCGCTTCGAAAGTCCAAACCTGTCCTACTAGCGGCGGGCCTTATCTGGGCCATGATTGGTTACGTCTACTCGCAACATGGTCATATCGAAGTCGCCAAATCAGCACTGGAACACAACCTACTCGAATACGCAGAGTTATTGCTGTTCTTACTGGTGGCCATGACCTATATCAGCGCGATGGAAGAGCGGCGGTTGTTCGATGCGTTGCAAGCGTGGATGGTCGGAAAAGGGTTTAATTACAAGTCGTTGTTTTGGTTAACCGGTATTCTGGCGTTCTTTATTTCTCCGATTGCCGACAACCTGACTACGGCTTTGTTGATGTGTGCGGTTGTGATGAAAGTCGCGGGAGACAACCCTAAATTTATCAATCTGGCGTGTATTAATATTGTGGTCGCGGCCAACGCTGGCGGGGCCTTCAGTCCATTTGGTGATATCACAACATTGATGGTGTGGCAGGCAGGTTATGTCTCCTTCTCTGAGTTTATGCCTTTGTTCTTGCCTTCCATTGCCAACTACGTTGTCCCTGCCATCATCATGTCGATGTTTGTGCCAAGTACGACACCGAATGTCGTCCACCAGCATGTAGAGTTAAAACGTGGTGCCCGCCGGATTGTCGGGTTGTTTATACTGACGATTGCGACTGCAGTTGCGTTCCATGCTGTGCTGCATTTCCCACCCGTCATTGGCATGATGATGGGGCTGGCTTATCTCCAATTTTTCGGGTTTTTCTTGCGTAAGACTCTTAAAGCATCACTGCATAAGAAAGCGGCCCTTGCGATTGCCAATCGTGATGACACGGCGCTGAAACGGCTCGGCTCGGTTGTCCCGTTCGATGTGTTTAGACGAGTCTCTCATGCCGAGTGGGACACGTTACTCTTCTTCTATGGGGTAGTGATGTGCGTCGGCGGCTTGAGCTTACTCGGCTACTTAGGATTGGTTTCTGAGGTAATGTACACCCAGTGGGATCCAATCTGGGCCAATGTGATGGTGGGGATCTTGTCTGCTATTGTCGATAACATCCCGGTGATGTTTGCCGTCCTGACCATGGAGCCAACGATGTCGATGGGTAACTGGCTATTGGTCACGCTGACCGCAGGTGTTGGTGGTAGTTTGCTCTCCATTGGCTCTGCGGCCGGGGTTGCACTGATGGGAGCCGCGCATGGCAAGTATACCTTCTTTGGCCATCTCAAATGGGCCCCCGTCATAGCCATAGGCTACGCCGTGAGTATTGCCCTCCATTTAATGCTCAATTCAGCGTTATTCTAA
- a CDS encoding DUF4150 domain-containing protein — MAVTINANGLSIVHKGSGGEANATLPDVCLTTVGSAVVPVPYGNNAKSEDLVDGTTTVSADGGNSIAIQGSKFAKSTGDAGGDKKGIASGTIEAQAEFITASPTVLIEGKGVARLSDQMTMNNANTMCLGGVQNPSVTVDPDLDIPNSVAIKARYPNGQLLKNAPYTLTNQSGQPMADGVLSGKGESYIRDLKSDNVKITVEESQDPFVIKPIRRPNPHHNPDISQEDFFTQAIGRHQGFWQAARVETNMMPWGCLGHELSSDRYFHDMLKVEARLHFSHLHPESPFALDHFCDAVVGNLNQPLPHTTETLLAYCMPQVLEEGEILSVLLRLAPYETTDRMLAYMRARGQGNPQRYLREYDWSAAKKAVSDNLESLLSKLQSRLEFLHDQATKLRYAYLSDEVFDKHISTMKAYIKGLPDLMAGVFSKMELRASNLLSHLDNVEVIKASKSVFSTEGETAEVVVNTTQSIDVVEPFMNEVPGKIANVLPIYPVRYGYANFFDTIMPAQAPPTLPDMAGASGLNETGGYLLRLLREGWIYIKEEGGQADNQQIHIFRYAQTETATGVLEKFEKYYFTNQENAQDGLTLDTSSGATFYPFAFVTHGTQKISIVYSEHEWAAEIIDKMNSDQEWRTQAMQQVDMTASDDFSDTASQETLSALVEDYRSPDTKWLADKNKDKPSQYGLDVFTTANNYHLAADELAETMQKSHSEKKRRHFSGVI; from the coding sequence ATGGCAGTGACGATTAATGCAAATGGGTTAAGTATTGTTCACAAAGGATCGGGTGGTGAAGCCAACGCGACACTCCCCGATGTGTGCTTAACGACAGTGGGCTCTGCTGTCGTTCCCGTTCCTTATGGCAATAATGCTAAATCAGAAGACTTAGTCGATGGCACCACCACGGTCAGCGCGGATGGTGGAAACAGCATAGCGATACAAGGCAGTAAGTTTGCCAAAAGTACCGGCGATGCGGGCGGTGATAAAAAAGGCATCGCCTCCGGTACTATCGAGGCGCAAGCGGAGTTCATCACCGCTTCACCGACGGTCTTGATTGAAGGCAAAGGGGTGGCTCGCCTCAGCGATCAGATGACCATGAACAACGCCAACACCATGTGCCTTGGCGGTGTACAAAACCCAAGTGTGACCGTCGACCCCGATCTCGATATCCCAAATAGTGTTGCCATCAAAGCTCGCTACCCCAATGGACAGCTATTGAAGAATGCGCCATATACGCTCACCAATCAGAGTGGTCAGCCAATGGCAGACGGCGTATTGAGTGGCAAAGGCGAGTCATACATCAGAGACTTGAAGTCCGACAACGTGAAAATCACCGTCGAAGAAAGCCAAGATCCTTTTGTCATTAAGCCAATTCGACGCCCTAACCCACACCATAACCCAGACATTTCACAAGAGGATTTCTTTACACAAGCGATTGGCCGTCATCAGGGATTCTGGCAAGCCGCGCGAGTCGAAACCAACATGATGCCATGGGGCTGCCTAGGTCATGAGCTGAGCAGTGACCGCTACTTTCACGACATGCTTAAGGTTGAGGCGCGGCTGCACTTTAGCCATCTCCACCCAGAAAGCCCCTTTGCCTTAGACCATTTCTGTGATGCGGTGGTAGGCAACCTCAACCAGCCACTGCCCCATACCACAGAAACCTTATTGGCTTACTGCATGCCACAGGTACTCGAAGAGGGCGAAATACTCTCGGTATTATTACGCCTTGCCCCGTATGAAACCACCGATAGAATGTTGGCGTACATGCGTGCCCGTGGTCAGGGCAACCCGCAGCGTTACCTGCGAGAGTATGACTGGTCGGCGGCAAAGAAAGCGGTCAGTGACAACCTCGAGTCGCTGCTGAGCAAACTTCAGTCTCGACTGGAATTTCTCCATGACCAAGCCACTAAGCTGCGATACGCCTACCTATCGGATGAAGTGTTTGATAAGCACATCTCCACCATGAAAGCCTACATCAAAGGCTTACCCGACTTGATGGCAGGCGTGTTCAGCAAAATGGAGCTCAGAGCCTCCAATCTGCTGAGTCATCTCGACAATGTCGAAGTTATCAAGGCCAGTAAGAGTGTCTTTTCCACTGAGGGGGAAACGGCGGAAGTCGTTGTTAATACCACACAATCGATCGATGTGGTCGAACCCTTTATGAACGAAGTGCCGGGCAAGATAGCCAATGTGCTACCCATTTACCCCGTGCGCTATGGTTATGCCAACTTCTTTGACACCATTATGCCCGCTCAAGCGCCGCCTACCTTGCCAGACATGGCTGGTGCGTCTGGCCTCAATGAAACCGGCGGCTATCTTTTGCGCCTGCTGCGTGAAGGCTGGATTTACATCAAAGAGGAAGGGGGCCAAGCCGATAACCAGCAAATTCATATCTTCCGTTACGCGCAAACGGAAACCGCCACCGGCGTGCTGGAAAAGTTTGAGAAATACTACTTCACCAACCAAGAAAACGCCCAAGATGGTTTAACGCTCGATACCTCCTCTGGCGCGACCTTTTACCCGTTTGCGTTTGTTACCCATGGCACGCAAAAAATCTCGATCGTTTACTCAGAGCACGAATGGGCCGCTGAAATCATCGATAAGATGAACAGCGACCAAGAGTGGCGCACCCAAGCCATGCAGCAAGTCGACATGACCGCCAGCGATGACTTTAGCGACACCGCCAGCCAAGAGACGTTAAGCGCTTTGGTCGAAGATTACCGCAGCCCAGATACCAAATGGTTGGCAGATAAGAACAAAGACAAACCCAGTCAATACGGTTTGGATGTGTTTACCACAGCCAACAATTATCACCTTGCTGCTGATGAGCTGGCTGAAACCATGCAAAAAAGCCACAGCGAGAAAAAAAGACGGCACTTTAGTGGTGTTATTTGA